Part of the Anopheles coluzzii chromosome 3, AcolN3, whole genome shotgun sequence genome is shown below.
CAACACAAAGGCAATGATAGCGGTAACTCAATGTGGAGCTGCTTTCTTTACGGCAcctttgtttgtgtgtctttatGGTGTTGGTTAATAACCGTTACCTTTTCAAATAGAGCTACTCaaggcgtgtgtgtttttttttttattttcatagaGAGAAAGTCTTTCGGAAGAGTTGTGAATGAAAATGAGCAAAAGCAACGACCAAAGACGAACGTATAATGGAGCACTAGTAGTTGGTGGTAAATTAAGACAACGAACAAAGCACCTTTTCTAATAGAACCGCGCGCTTTTATTACGTAGTAAAAGGGATTCTCTTGATacagttttgcttcctttctttctttctctccaaTTTACGGCGACAACTGAGCCAGAAAATAAACGCCCCATTATTGATAGATCTTTCATTTCGTTCGTTGCCCTCCAGAACTATCGCAATTCCTACGAAACTCATTACTCATCGTTTACCTTCATTTTTCCCCCGAATTGAACTTCCAATTGGAACTGTCTGACCGTGCACGGGATAGCACGCTGCAGATCGGGGCACGAGATTGGCTGTGAGTCCATCCGCTTCTTCATTAGACAGTAGACCACATTTTTACCACCCAAACCTCATTATCGGTGACCAATCGTGCGGAACGTGAAACTGCACAGTGAAACAAAGGGCGAAGCTCATTACTGCCCCATTCCGGATGGTTTCTATCCTGTTTGGCACGTTCTTTTTTGTAAGTTTTCGTTTGGTTTCATCTCGAATGCAATCAATTGCATGGTGTGAGTTTGCAGCAATGGACCATAAGATATCGCTTTCTATTATCGAACGAATAAGCACCATTGTGTTTCCTTTTCGAACCGATCCCGGTGGAGAGTTAATTCTTTCCCCAGCCATTCGTTCGCACCGTACCTTGCAGTGAATAAACCATTGCTGTTGATGCTCCTTAGCTTTGCTGGTACGTGcatataatatttttcattaacttttagcaaatattcaattttttgCGCTGTTATGGAAGCGTAGAACCATAAAAAATCCGTTTTTTATCAAGTCATCGCTTCAAACGTTGAACAATACTTTAATGCAAAAGTGCTGAATTTAACCACTCAATATGTTACCCTGAACCTTGTCCCCCGTTCgcactttaaaaaaaatcatcccaaACGCAATGCAGCACATGCTGagtaaatattcatttttttaacacaattCTCCATTACGCTCATCCAACCAGGGCACTAGTGGTCCGTTTCTTTTTCCATTACCTGGCCCCGGCACCGAGGGCAGGGCGTTGAGAAAGTGCAGGATCAATTTTAATCCACTTATCGAACGTTGCGGGCTTTCGAGCGCACCGGTGGGCAAGGTAAAGCACTAACTACCAACGCCGCCGCTTCGCTTTGTTCCACTTTGAagtcagctttttgtttttttttttgcaaatatccATCCAGCGAATATATCGCTTACAATCAAGACCGTACCGTCCGGTAGGACAGCCGGTCCAATATaggaagaaatggaaaacgatAAATCTTTCCCAAAAAAGCGCAGTAAACGCAATCATTGTCTTAATTTAATATGATTACactttttaacattttgttATTGACATGTTTAATGTATTCAGTTCGAAAATTTCAGTTTTCTGGTGGTAAGATTTATATAGAAACAAATCAGTTCTTTCCAATATTGAGCATTTTTTATATCTATAtggaacaaataaacatatgACGACTACGGTTTTTAGAACTGTTTTGATTGGATGCATGTTTGATTTTGTCACAATGAAATTCCAAttacatttgatttttttgtttcgttattcgcttttataattttatttcaatgtcATTTCTATGCAAATTCCATGTTATTTTATATCGAATTGATGCTAATTTGAATCTTTTAATTCCACTTGGTTTTGTCATTGCATGATCGATGACATTCCTTTTCGATGGTTATTGGCTGGTAAATTGGTTACAATGTCGACGGCATATAAATGATTTTTCAGTGGTTATTTCAAGGTCTATGAAACAGAACAGGTCAATACAATTAGAGTAAATGGACAGAAAGTTATGGGAAAAATTACACAGATAAAATTTCTGATTAGAGCAATTAGAATCTTATATGACAATCCAAGGATCTCATTTATCATTCCTCGCCAGATTATAAGTAAAGGAAGGTATGTCTATTGTACCTGTGTTTGCAGATtcgatgtttcattttactctcAGTGGTTAATTGAACGTTTATTACATATCCGGTTAAGACTTCACAGATCCAGTTGGAAAATATGCTGTGCTGATTTACGACTAATAAGCTTTTGTTTCCTCCAGCAGGATCGCTCCAAACGATAGTGATACATGGTTACGGAGTGGCAAACAATGAGAAAGAGTTAATATAGAGTGGACTCTAAAGAATTTCGCTTTTTGTCTTGATGAGTGATTGACCGCAGGAAATTGAAGCATTAGAATATTCCTAACATAagatttgtttacttttccaCCTTAACTATGAAGTCGTAAACACATGTTcctgttctctttcaaagTCTTTGGATTATTTGATCATATTTCGATCTTGCTTTAATGACATTGCAAAGCAAACTTGATGTTGTTACGATTTTTTGTAGCAATACTCCTATAAAATGTAAGCTTAATGCTTATTTTATACTCTTTCACTACTTTCCAAATAATTTCTATGCCATTTCGATTCCCATACCATTCGACAGTTAACAGCTAATTCCTTTCGAAGGCGAAAAATGCTAGCAAGCACATTAAACAGAACATTCCAACGTCGCGTTACACACTTAACCATCTCGGAATGTTCAccaaaatggaaagaaatggTCACCACCAAGTAGCCCGGTTTGTGTCTTTCCTCTCTCTCGAcgaccacacatacacacacacagtgtagCTGCTACTTGACGAAAAATGCGAAAGTTCGTGTGGTCTGTGCTGTGTTTACTCCGCCTGTCTGTCGCTCGACTGGTACGTGGACTGTACTGTCCACGACGAAACCACAGAACAAAGTGCATCTTTGCAGTGCCACCTTCCCCCCTGCCTTTCCCAAATCAAGCCACTAGACAGTGACTGACCGAAATGTGCAGCTATttaccaacaccaccaccaccacgaaccTAATGCTGTGCCTGAGAAGCATACCACAAAAACCACAAATGTGAGTATAATTTCCATCCGCCACAGTAGCAGCGTGCGGGAGTTGTAGATACGGCTTATGAACCACGGTCACTGGGGAGATCCGTTGTGGTGACCATTTTCAGCAGAATTGGGCTCTAATTACTACCGACTCACGCTGACCAGTTGAAAGTCCCATTGAAAATACGTGGTGAGGAGAGTATCTTTCCTGGACAGAGATTTCCCCACGAACCGGTGCATTAAAACTGCTCACAGTGGATGGGCAAACAAACGGAAAGAGCCTCTTGCATAAGAGAAGGCTAGTTTATACCCAGAAATGACAAATAACGTTACCTAACGCAACGTAACGGACGTTGATGATAACGCTTCGATTGGTTATAACACCTTGGAAACAGTAATAACTAAACCCATACTGTGTTATACTCGAAATCGACCAAATCAGCATCAACATCATAGCAACCCGAGTGACACGTGTTGCTGACAACCCTGTCAACTTCAATCAATTCCCATGTAGTACAATAATTAAGCTCCATGTTTTCCTTCCTCATTCCCTGTCTACCCCTCGACCAACGAAGAATTATGAAGACACAGCTCAAATAAAGCTACAATCCTTTTCACTCCATTTTACACCAACCACCATCGACCCCGCGCCGCACTCACATCGGGAATGGGAACAAAGCGAGAAATAATCTAGTTTGTGTTACATAAgtaaacatcaacaacaaaaaaccccaccaCCCCCACCATACGGGGCCACTAATGAAAACATAGAGTCATTGCCTGGTTACACTACCTTAGCACTCGTTGCACGAATGGTAGCGAACAGCTGCGATGGGTATGTTCGACCAGGGGGGGGTTTTTTGATGTGCATCAGTGCAAACACAACGGCTTTGGCAGTGGGACGTTTTGACGTCTGTAGTCAGGAAGTAAAAGTTGGTAATAGAAATGTGCACATGGAACATCTCATCCGTGCCGGATGCAGCTGGCTGGCATGTTCTCTTCACTGTGTGGTAAAGTTTCATCCGGAATGGGTTAACAAGGAATTGTAAGCAGCagctttaaaatttaaatttagttCTTTTGTGCACTAGTTCTCAAGTTCtctagttctttagttctttagttcttcagttcttttgttcttttgttcttttgttcttttgttcttttgttcttttgttcttttgttcttttgttcttttgttcttttgttcttttgttcttttgttcttttgttcttttgttcttttgttcttttgttcttttgttcttttgttcttttgttcttttgttcttttgttcttttgttcttttgttcttttgttcttttgttcttttgttcttttgttcttttgttcttttgttcttttgttcttttgttcttttgttcttttgttcttttgttcttttgttcttttgttcttttgttcttttgttcttttgttcttttgttcttttgttcttttgttcttttgttcttttgttcttttgttcttttgttcttttgttcttttgttcttttgttcttttgttcttttgttcttttgttcttttgttcttttgttcttttgttcttttgttcttttgttcttttgttcttttgttcttttgttcttttgttcttttgttcttttgttcttttgttcttttgttcttttgttcttttgttcttttgttcttttgttcttttgttcttttgttcttttgttcttttgttcttttgttcttttgttcttttgttcttttgttcttttgttcttttgttcttttgttcttttgttcttttgttcttttgttcttttgttcttttgttcttttgttcttttgttcttttgttcttttgttcttttgttcttttgttcttttgttcttttgttcttttgttcttttgttcttttgttcttttgttcttttgttcttttgttctttagTCCTTTaattctttagttctttagttccttaattctttagttctttagttatTTAGTTCCTTAGTttttttagttctttagttctttagttctttagtccTTTAATTcattagttctttagttcctTAGTTCCTTTGTTCCTTACTTCCTTAGTTCCTTTGTTCCTTAGTTTATTAGTTCTTTAGCTGTTttgttctttagttctttagttcgtTAGTTCTTTAATTCCTTAGTTCCTTAGTTTTTCCTTAATTCTTTCCtcagttctttagttctttagctCTTTTGTTCTGTAGTTCTGTAGTTTTGGAGTTATTTAGTTATTTCGTTATTTAGTTCTTCAGCATTCAGTATTCAGCATTGTTCCtaagttctttagttctttagctATTTAGTTCCTTAGATCCTTAGTTGTTTAGTTCTTACGGTTCTTCAATtatttagttctttagttcttaaGTTCTGTTGTTTATTACTTCTCTTGTTCTAGTAGTATATCATTAGTTTTTCAATTATTGATTCTTACATTTGTCGAAAATACAGGAGTATTTAAGTGCATTAGTGCTTTATTTAAttatgttattattaaaatagctCAAAAATGCTGCAGTGCGTTCGCGTATAAGATAATTTCAGTTCTTTAATTTCCTTATCTTATTAGTTattcaaaatattatttcaacaGTACTTGGAATCTTCAATTCTTTAGTTTGTAATTTCTTCATTAATTAAGCTCGTTAGTttcattgggtttttaaccttttttttatctattttgaaATGTACGATATTTATTGTCCAAAGTTCATTAATCGAGGTTTagtttgttctattttttatgaaaagcTTACAGTGCATAGTATAGTAGGGGAGCTTATGACCCGTAAGCGAAACAACTGTACGTCCATTGAACCGTACAGGGTCCAATAGCTCACCAGATTATCCCGAATAGGTAGTTCAATATGATTGCTAATATATTTAGGGActaattatttatatttttattatgtaAGGATTTCACACACTTGCTCAAATTAATGTGTTGTaatatttcccttttttcctaaAGACTCTATGCAAGAAAATTAATATATTTAAGATGACAAAGGCGTCCTTTTAATTATAGCTACACAGTTTGCTCAAGGTCTTATTAAAACAGagcaaatgaagaaaaaaacactcaataaaataaacaaaatgctAGTGGCAAATTAATTGTAAAATTCCCGGAAAAGCGGAAGCATAAGCGCCACCCTCGACGCGTAAAAATTGGAacctttaaaaattcatttcccTTCCATAATCAGAGGACGAAGGATACCGAAGAAAGGACACGCAAAGATAACAAAATAGAACACATAGACTAGAACACATAGAAAGAAAATAGATACTAGACAACGAATAAGGGAGAGAAAGGTTCTAGCTggataaaacaaagaaaaccttTTTGCGTTGAACGTTCCCAAAATGGGTCGCAGGAGGCAGCGCTTGTTTTAGCTCGCTTTTTTGTCTTTATGTGTATTTAAATTACGactaacaacaaaaaacacgcgaATAATGGTAGAAAGACACAGAAGAATGTTggcaccactactactactactacgctACTCTGCTCACAACGGACCACGGGTTCGATGTGACGTCCAATGGTGTGGTgaaccgatttttttttgtgtgtcactTCACTCTCACAAAACAGCGATTGGCGTTGACGCGTTTCGCCAGTGAATTAGAAACTGTTTGGACGTGTTTGGTGCGGCGGTTGGATGATGTGGAATTTGGTTGCTTGCTTCACGCCATCCAATATGCCATTCCAGAAGATCCGTTTtggatacttttttttaagcaaCACAAATGAAAAATGCCTCTTTAAAAAGAGCATTTAGTGGAGCTTTAAGTACggttttaataaaatgaaaagacATGTTTTAAAGCTGGGAATTTATAAGATTTctttcaatatattttaatcATAAACGAAATTGGTACAACAATTTGTttagaaaaatgattttaataggattatttttaaatacttttCTCATCAATCATCAATCCActcaattcaattaaattacaCACAAGAGCGCTCCTCTTGCTCATCCATATCCTAGCTAAATAATGATACTACATCTGGAATTCCCCGAACTTTCCATTCGTCGTTCGTGTTAAGTTTGTGCGGTGTCGGTGTGCGCCTGTTAAgtgtgtaatgttttaccCTTCTAAGATGGTATCAGTTCCCTTACATCCTTCCTTCAATGCTGCATGTACAATGAACGACTCGTACGCGTATGATAAGAAGATATTCAGTCTATTTTGAGTATGAGTTTAATGGAGAAAAATGACTGTTTTGAcgcgagagaagaaaaaagggaagacaACAACTAAAAAACGAAACTATGGCCACCAAGCGGAAACGAAAACGACAATAAATGTGATGTAAAATTCGacagaaattaaattaatacacCAGTAACGGGCGTGAATTAAGCCAAGTGTGCTAACTAACCCGACATTAGGCAGCGTCagtttgtttaaaaagttaaaaataaacataaacaaatcaaagtcaaatttaaaagcatacgaaacaaataaaaggcTTCTTTCGTCTTTCACTTCCTTCGCGGATGCTTTTAGAAAGGTAAAATAGTGCTGCAAAAGGTGGGTTTTGCAAAATTCGTTGCCAAACTCGAGTTTCAGTCATTATCCCTCACTGTTGTTGCCTTACTAGCTCCTATGTCAAAGCCCGATAACACTTCCACTCCCTACAAACCAAACGGATTGTTCCTCACCGGCCGCTGGTGTACCTTGATTGTGTGCTCATCCAGATGCGAGATGGTACAGAACCGTGCCTCGCACTGCTTGCACTTGATCGTTTTGTAGCGATCGTTCACATTGCTCTCGTTCACCTCTTCGGCGCCCGACTTGGTCAGCCGGTTCTTGATAATGTCTACGTTCGTGTGCGACACGAACGAGTCCGGCGGGCGCAGTATGATGGGCTGCGTGCCCATCACACTCCCCACCGACAGTGCGTTGTTCATGCCCGCCCCAAAGCGGAACGTGTCCACCAGCGACGGTTTGTCCTTGGGCGACCCGCCAGACCCACTGTCGCTCAGTGAATCGAGCTCGATCGTTCCGTAAGTGTGGCGGGTTAAAAATGCTCCATCGTGCCCCTTCGCATCGATCGCGGACACTGCCGGCTCACCATCGTCCGTCATCGGCCCGTCCGTCGGCTCGCCGGCCGTCTCGTCCTCTTCCAGCTCACCGTCGTACGACAGCACCAGCCGGTAGCACTTGCGCACCGTAAACACGGCCCGCCGGATAAACTCAAACGCCGAGATGGCGCTCTGCTCGCGCAGGTACATGATGTGGTACAGAGCCCGTATCGCCTCGGTCAGCTTGTACAGCAGACACTCGGTCAGGTGCTGCGAGTACGTTTCCGAGAACATGAACCGCTTCCGGCAGGCGAAGCATTTCTTCTCCTTGTAGTCCTCCGGCAGCGTAAACGTGACGCCGTGCTCCTGCAACCCGTCCAGCTCCATCACGTCGTCCTCGATGAACTCCTTCTCCCGGTACCCGAACAGCCCGCTGCTCGTAGGTTCGTCCAGCTCACCAAACACATTGTCCAGCTCCTCCTCCGCATTGTTGTTCGGCGGTTTGGCCACGAACCTATGCATCATGGCCGGGGGCTTTTTGGTGGTTTGTTTCGCCGCGCTGCGCGTGCTCGGCGCGTTGGCAAGGTTGACCGAGCGGTAGCCCGTACCGTCGCCGGTCGGTATGATTTCATCCCGGCCTATCACATGCTGCGGATCACTGTCCAGGGCGGACTTTTTGCTTTCCGGCCGGAGATTCGAAAGGTACTTGGCCGTCAGCAGTCCCGCAATGTTGTCGATCGCTTGCCGCCGGAAGGTGTACGCGTGCTTGAGGTACGAAATGCACAGCACGCAGATGCGCTTCGGCAGGCCATCGTTTTCGGTAATCTAAAATGCAAAGATGGGTCTCAATTATTAGCGTCAATTCATATGCGGACGTAAACAATGATCGCGTCCCTACCTCAACGCCAGTCACCTCAGCAATCAGCATAAAGATGGGTTGCTTCCAGCGGGCGTACTCGCGATAGTGCTCGTGGCAGTAGGCCGGTATGCGACCGAAAATGCTGTGCGAACCAGCACTGGAGCAGACGCGGCAGAGCGTATCcatgtttgcaatgttttccatttctttcccCGTCCTATCCACAGCCAGCAACAAAACACTGCACAATGATTTCCCACTCAAAAGGTcccacacaaacgcacacgcacacacacacacacaagacagCCTTAACGTTAAGTATCTACACTGCACTAACTATTGGCACGCGGGAAAGTGAGTAAAACACTAAAATATCATTTCGAGTCAgcacaaaatacaaaacagcaaaagttTTGCCAATCTGGACGTACGAAAATCGGCAAATCGGCTGTTTGACAGTTCTGGCCGTGTTTACGAGGCGGTGGGGTTCAGGAGTTCAAAAGGTAAACAACTGACCCAAAGAGCAAAAATGGACATTCCCAAATAGCAAACTGTGCCCGATAGTGATGCTTAACGGGAGCGGTTCAAACTTTTTATTAGGCTTGTTGTTCTTTTTCAGTTTTGCGATAAAAGTAAGAATGAACTTCAGAACTTCAGAACTTTGCAATATGGGTGAGTTTAAGTACCATTTTTTGTACgattaaatataatttctcTTGTGAATAGTATAATCGAGCGATTTAGCGCATATCTCAGATTTTTATGTAAAACACCCCTGTAATTTTAAGTCAattgtatattttgttttttttaatggtgctATTAGATTTGGTAGATCGCATTGGAATCGATATGTCAAAGCGCATTTAGCAGAAGTTGCCATGGCTCAAAATATTAATTCGGATTGCCCTATGTAGATTCTGCGCGGAGAGGAAATTAATTGTCAGAGAGCTAACAAACGCAACTAACGTCAAACATTACACACGTCGTTAATCAAAGCCAAATCACATTGTGGAATTTGGAGATGTCATAATGCGATGAACAGCTTACCTCGGCAAAGAAAATGAATAGATCTATACGAATGCTGATTACGCCAAGAAGCAATATTTCAATCGATGATTTATTTATGGAGAAAGAATCGCTCATccaaataaattaacaaatgataCCAGAAAAGAGACTTAATGTGAAATTATGTGGAATAGGCACAGATTGATACACAGGACTGCATATTCCAATGTTTCGTCAAAAAGTCTCGGATAGCATTGATATGTGAtattatcaacaaaaaaattgtcccaaattttccaaattaaCTCAAAACTCTCAATTTACTTTGCAATGGTTAgtttattgaaattttcaaCTAAATAGTCGCCTATTCTATGGAATGCACATTGACGCCCGATcctacgtgtttttttttcttcttcttctcctacTGATCTTGCCTAACGCATCGAGCCATTTTGCATCCCTACCTAACATTCTTCATTTTGAACACTTTGAAATCCTAATCGTTTCTGCTTATCACGCAAGGATTATATTGGTTTcgggttatttttttattctttcattctctcgttctctcttttgcTCCCCATTCAAATGGCTTCCCCCATTATTGCTTATTGCAGCAGAATGCCGCAGAAACTCGATACCACCTCTGGAACTTGAATTGAGCAAATGATTACAAAAAAGGTAGAGATTGTTCAGAGACTGCAGCGGCAGCATAttcctgctgtttttttttatgtttttaactATCCATCGGCCAGCGTGCCATATCTATCGTGCCGGCAGTATATCGTGCGCTTGGATGGTAAAGTGATAACATTTAAGTAAGGGCAAAACAAGTTGGCTAACAATATCGATAAATGCTCTCTCATTGCCATTCGCTTAGGATGGTGCTGACACTACCGTTCTCGTTTACAAAAGGAACGATTGGAAGATAACGCTTGTAAACGTgagttggttttttgttgattttttttacaaaatgatgataaaaattgaaaaatattaacTACATTTATACATTACAACACACCACACTCGTTGTGGGGAGGTGGAAAATATCATTAACTCATACGCAACTTGGTGCTTGGTAAGTAACACGAGCTCGATCGCTGGTCGGTCGATCGCTGATTGCACTGAATATTCTAATGAATAAACTAAAGGGGTTGTTGTTTCTACGCTAACTAACAACTCTGGAGCCAATAACACGAAAAAGAAGGCTCCTTGAAATTGGTCAACATGGTATGATAAAAACAAGGCTCTACTTTGCCTTCACCACACAACATTATCCAACTTGCAACACATGAAAACTTTGTGGTTTGTTCGTAAAAGTGAAGTTTTGCAGTACGCTACAACAAAAACTCAATATCTTCTTTTAACACGCTAACAAGAGCTGTCGGTACTATCTCGCATACAACGTTTCGTCTTAGCTTTCTTTATGTGTGTGATAATATCCCAATGGGTAGCTCTAGGCAGATTAAATACGGTTACGCATGTGACAAATGAGAATAGGAAGAACAATAAACATGACGAATATAACAACGTTCAAGCGGAATGGTGGTAATGGGGACGTGGGAAAAGGCAACATTTTCTAACAAATGGTAATATGGAACAACCTAGAcaacaaactaaaaataaacatatatactctcgataaaaaaaaaaagatttcaaaaataacacaaacgcacaaaacacacatgacgaaaggaagaaaaaaaaacattaacaaataaattacaaaatatCTGATCCGTTCAGCCCTTGGCCGAGCACGGCGATTCTTCACACATCTCACGCGATGGTTGCATTGCTGTCCAGCAAAGCGGCCCTCATTATTGCACCATGTGCAATATAATATATCGCGATTCCCCTTTTCAAATTTCTACTATTCACGTCTCACACACCCAATCAGCCTTCTGTTTTCCTCTAATTCATTCTCCCTAGCATTGAGCGTCGGTACTGAGCAATTGGTTGCAGGTGCTGTTGCAGTTGATGCACCCGCATCTTTAGGAATTAAATACAgctcttttgttttgtatatAACGACTGTCTGGTAGAGTACTCGGTTGACACGGTTGTCTCTGTGTTTTGTGTCCCTCTCTTCAGATTCTAGCTTAAAATGTACACCCTACAGGGACAGTTGTCCTCACTAAGCTTACTTTACTAACTTTGATTTGCTTGTCTTGGTTAGGATAATGATCGAGCTGCTCGAAGGGAATGATGCGCCTTTACAACTCCGCCGCACATTGGCCGAAAGCAATGTAGGTGTATCTCTCTCGGTTAATATTCTAATAAACGGGTTATTACGCTGATTCTTTTCTCGCACCGCCGATCAAAAACGTTAAGGACATCCGTTGTTTTGCGACGTCTCTTCGAGTAATGCGAATAAAATCTAACATTGCTATGTGCGTGTCCTCTTAACGCGTTGTAAACCAACTGGAATggtttttgctgcattttttgttgttgtaggtAGTTTGTTTCGAGTTCGAGTAGGAATGTTATTGCCCTGCCAATACTTAAACTATAAACAGCTCCACGTACTGGTTCGGGATGAGCGATGGTGTCAGAATGCTGGGAGCCGTCGTTACCAGCTTatcatgatgatggtgcgTCAGATGGGGCGCATGGtgcggatgatgatggtgatgatgatggtgatggtgggaaggatgatggtggtggtgggataGGTGCGAATGGGGGTCGTAGAATGCCGTGCCGGCGGCAGTGCCCGGTGGACTGGCCGTCCCCATCAGGGAAGCGTGCGGAAAGTGAACcgacggtggtggcggcggtgccATCGCCTGTATCGGGGAGAGCTGTGAGCCGGGGTACGCACCGGCAAGCCCACCAGCCGTCGGGGTAGTGACCGCCGCTGGGATTGCTAGCGGCTGAGAGGCTGTCGCGGCAAGCGGTAGGCTGAGTAGCGGAGTGGTTGGCGGTGGTGAAGTGCGGATCGTTCCGGCGCCGTGCCGCTGAGCCGTGCCAGACGAAACGCTCGTCACCGAGCCGGAGCTGGAGCAGCCGCCGCCCGACGTGGCAATGGAGGAGCCGGTGGGCGACAGCAGCGGTGGAGAGGATGAGGACGACTCACCGCTGGAAGGGCTGCCCGCATTGCCCGCGGCCGCTCTCGGGGGCAGTGTTACGAGCGAAACGGTTTGATTAGCGCTCCGCTGCGGGCTTCGCTGATCGGGGCTGAGTGCAAGCTGGTCGTGTGGGGGAAAATGagaagtgaaaatgaaaatgagtcTCTCTTTTTATTGTATTGCACATTTCAACGCAAAACACCTACCATCGTGGGCTGTGCGTGACTGTGGGCGGGAATGCCCGCCGCTTGATGGCCCGGCGGCGGTGGTCCGAGATGGTGCGGCGTACCGGGCGGTGCCGCACTGTAGTACGTCGTGGGCGAAACCGGCGGGCTCGGGTAGCCCCAGTAGAGAATCGGTTGCGGATAGAAGGCGGCGTGCCTGGGCGGCGGCAGCACTGCTGACGGCGGATGGCCGAACGGAGCGTAGCCGCCGAACGGTGCGCCTACGATTGTACCGCCTGGCGGGAGAACGAGAAACAAACATTTGG
Proteins encoded:
- the LOC120959032 gene encoding uncharacterized protein LOC120959032; translated protein: MENIANMDTLCRVCSSAGSHSIFGRIPAYCHEHYREYARWKQPIFMLIAEVTGVEITENDGLPKRICVLCISYLKHAYTFRRQAIDNIAGLLTAKYLSNLRPESKKSALDSDPQHVIGRDEIIPTGDGTGYRSVNLANAPSTRSAAKQTTKKPPAMMHRFVAKPPNNNAEEELDNVFGELDEPTSSGLFGYREKEFIEDDVMELDGLQEHGVTFTLPEDYKEKKCFACRKRFMFSETYSQHLTECLLYKLTEAIRALYHIMYLREQSAISAFEFIRRAVFTVRKCYRLVLSYDGELEEDETAGEPTDGPMTDDGEPAVSAIDAKGHDGAFLTRHTYGTIELDSLSDSGSGGSPKDKPSLVDTFRFGAGMNNALSVGSVMGTQPIILRPPDSFVSHTNVDIIKNRLTKSGAEEVNESNVNDRYKTIKCKQCEARFCTISHLDEHTIKVHQRPVRNNPFGL
- the LOC120959883 gene encoding atrophin-1-like; this translates as MAKCLFLVLPPGGTIVGAPFGGYAPFGHPPSAVLPPPRHAAFYPQPILYWGYPSPPVSPTTYYSAAPPGTPHHLGPPPPGHQAAGIPAHSHAQPTMLALSPDQRSPQRSANQTVSLVTLPPRAAAGNAGSPSSGESSSSSPPLLSPTGSSIATSGGGCSSSGSVTSVSSGTAQRHGAGTIRTSPPPTTPLLSLPLAATASQPLAIPAAVTTPTAGGLAGAYPGSQLSPIQAMAPPPPPSVHFPHASLMGTASPPGTAAGTAFYDPHSHLSHHHHHPSHHHHHHHHHHPHHAPHLTHHHHDKLVTTAPSILTPSLIPNQYVELFIV